TAAGCACGACCTGGTCTTATAAAGTTGTCGTTTCTATTGTCTTGCTGCCGCTCGCCATCGCCTTAGTAGAGTGGGTGAAGAAGATAGAAAACACCGATCACTATGATTGGGGCACCTCATACAATCCATTTAAGTAATATCAACAGGGTCTCGCATGAAAGTAATTCAGATTAGTGACATACATATTATGCCTAATGAAAGCACGCTGGCTTCGAAGCATCTTGCTAATTTCGACAGTGCCATTGACTTCATTAACGCCAATGCAGATAAAATCAATGCCGACTTAATCATTGTGACGGGTGACATCTCTCATGATGGCGATATCCCCTCTTATGAGCGCTTCTTTAAGATAATGAACCGCACTTCCCTACCTTTCTTTTTTTTCCCAGGCAACCACGACAACAAAAAGAATCTGGACGATGCAGCCCGTAAACAGGGCGGCAGCTACGATATAAACTTGTTTGAAGATGACGAATGGCGCATGCTCAGCATCGACTCAGTGGTTGATAACGAAGATTTCGGCAGGATCTCGACGCAATCGCTCGACACGCTTGAAAAAGCCATAGTCGCGAGTGGCAATAAAAAAGTCGCCGTCTTCTTGCATCATCACCCTATTCCTGTAGGCACCCCCCTTGTTGATAGCTGTATGTTAAACAATGCCGAGGAGCTTTTGAGCCTCTGTCAACGATTAAACGTTAAGTTTATCGGCTCAGGCCATGCACATACGTTATTCCAAAGAAAGTTGGGGGAAACCTTAATCTCTGTTTCCCCGGCGATTTGTTCGCAATGGAAGAACGGCACAAGCGATGTCAGCAGCATAGACAATTCGGCTTTCAGCGTGATTACGTTCGATGAGCATATTCACGTCGAACCCTGGTTTATTTAA
The sequence above is drawn from the Serratia sp. FDAARGOS_506 genome and encodes:
- a CDS encoding metallophosphoesterase — translated: MKVIQISDIHIMPNESTLASKHLANFDSAIDFINANADKINADLIIVTGDISHDGDIPSYERFFKIMNRTSLPFFFFPGNHDNKKNLDDAARKQGGSYDINLFEDDEWRMLSIDSVVDNEDFGRISTQSLDTLEKAIVASGNKKVAVFLHHHPIPVGTPLVDSCMLNNAEELLSLCQRLNVKFIGSGHAHTLFQRKLGETLISVSPAICSQWKNGTSDVSSIDNSAFSVITFDEHIHVEPWFI